A genomic segment from Methanobacterium spitsbergense encodes:
- a CDS encoding malate dehydrogenase has protein sequence MKVSIIGASGNVGSTSAFLLAEKGYVDDLVLISREQSIKKIKGESLDIYDAMAAMGSDLSIKTSSDIEIIQDSDVIVLTAGISRNPNILRMELAEKNAGIVAKYAKDISKYSPESVVLVVTNPVDVMTYVALKTSDLSKNKVFGLGNHLDSLRLRNYIAKHFKVHINEIHTRVIGQHGVYMVPLMSLTSIGGIPISDFVKYCYFQDDQDFDIEKNIKKVISAGNEIIGSKGATEYGPAYAISDVVKTILKDEKKIFSVSTYLNGEIDGVKDVCLGMPAMIGKEGIEKIIPIRMDDDEKKGFTKAFNFVKENTEDIMRSFNEKPD, from the coding sequence ATGAAAGTCAGTATAATTGGTGCATCAGGTAATGTTGGCAGTACATCTGCCTTTTTATTAGCTGAAAAAGGATATGTGGATGATTTGGTACTTATTTCAAGGGAACAAAGTATTAAAAAGATCAAGGGAGAATCTCTTGACATATATGATGCAATGGCAGCTATGGGGAGTGATCTTTCAATAAAAACATCAAGCGACATTGAAATTATTCAAGACTCTGATGTTATTGTTTTAACAGCTGGAATTTCGAGAAATCCCAACATTTTACGAATGGAGCTCGCTGAAAAAAATGCAGGAATAGTTGCTAAATATGCTAAAGATATCTCTAAATATTCTCCAGAATCTGTAGTGCTAGTTGTAACAAATCCTGTCGATGTAATGACATATGTTGCATTAAAAACGTCTGATCTTAGTAAAAATAAGGTTTTTGGTCTTGGAAATCATCTTGATTCACTTAGACTAAGGAATTACATTGCTAAACATTTCAAAGTACATATCAATGAAATCCATACTAGGGTAATTGGTCAGCATGGTGTTTATATGGTGCCACTCATGAGTTTAACCTCTATTGGCGGTATACCTATCAGTGACTTTGTAAAATATTGTTATTTTCAGGATGACCAAGATTTTGATATCGAAAAAAACATTAAAAAAGTAATCTCAGCAGGGAATGAAATAATTGGTAGTAAAGGTGCCACTGAATACGGGCCAGCCTACGCCATTTCCGATGTTGTTAAAACCATCTTAAAAGATGAAAAAAAGATTTTCTCTGTTTCTACATATCTCAACGGGGAAATAGACGGGGTAAAAGATGTATGTTTGGGAATGCCTGCCATGATTGGAAAAGAGGGTATAGAAAAAATAATACCCATAAGAATGGATGATGATGAGAAAAAAGGGTTTACTAAAGCTTTTAATTTTGTGAAGGAAAATACTGAAGATATTATGCGATCTTTTAATGAAAAACCGGATTAA